The DNA sequence GCACCTAGTTGTATGCCTGCTCTTGCATCAGATTCAAAAGTGCCTGGATCATCATTATAGCGGAATGCATTAATACCAATATGTGGTTTTAATTCTACCTGAGCCAATAGTGTTGCCGGCAATGTAAGAATTAGTGCAAGCAAAAAGATTGATAGTGAAAAGGATGTTTTATTCATGGTTTAGTTGGTTGGTGTAAAATCTGTTTACAGTCATAAGACATTGCTTAGCGCACATCAGACAATCAATTTTAGATTTTTATAACATTTTTTACATAAAAGCACTCAAGTAAGAAGTGTCTTGTTGTATTTCATGTTTAAAATTCTGCATTTCAGTCAATTGTCGGTTGATTGTGTTGTTGTGGGTGCGTGATTTTGCTTATGCTAAGGGGAAATAGGGACTACCATTTTTGAGCTAAAAAATGTATTATCGGACAGCAAAAAAAGCCCCCTCTAACTTTTTGAGGGAGGTAATATAACCAATCTGACTAGCAATATGGAGTGTAATGATCATCGTAATCACTCTATCTGTTAACCTGATAAACCTAATTAATGTACAACATGTAATGATTTAAGACTATGCTAAGTTTTTGGGAACAAAGACATTTTGTGGACTATGACTATTTGATAATTGGAGGAGGAATTGTGGGGCTTTCTACCGCAGCTTCTTTAGCCGAAAAGCAACCTGATAAAAAGATAGTACTGCTGGAAAGAGGGATTTTTCCGACAGGAGCCAGTACCAAGAATGCGGGCTTTGCTTGTTTTGGAAGTCTTACCGAACTACTGTCAGACCTTCAGTCCATGGAACGGGAAAGCGTTTTGGGGTTGGTGAATGACCGGTGGACAGGCTTGCGAAAGTTGAGGGACCGTCTGGGAGAAGAAGCTATAGGCTACCATTGCCATGGAGGTTATGAGCTTATTTCTGATAAACAAATGCCCGCCTTACAACATATTGAAGCTGTCAATAGTATGTTGTTGCCTATCTTCGGAGAGCCCGTATTTATACAGCGTAATGATTTGGTGAAAGCGTTTGGGTTTAACCGTGAGCAGACAAAGGCGTTGGTGTATAACCAGTTTGAGGGGCAGATTGACACTGGTAAAATGATGCGCTCACTATTGGGGTATGTTCAGTCCAAAAGTAATGTAACGCTTTTGACAGGCTGTGAGGTGAAAGATTTTGAAGATGATCGTAACAAGGTGAAAGTTCGTGTTTGTAATACAGTATCTGGCAGTGAGATCAGCTTCAGTGCTGATCAAGTAGCGGTATGTACAAATGCCTTTACGGAAACACTCTTGCCTGACTTGGAGATAGAGCCGGGTAGGGGACAGGTATTAGTTACCAAACCAATAGATGGATTGAAGTTTAAGGGAGTATTCCATATGGATGAAGGTTATTACTATTTCCGTAATTATGGTAATAGGGTAATTTTTGGAGGTGGACGAAATCAGGATTTTGAAGGGGAAGCAACAACAGAATTCAAAAATACAGATCACATCATCAATGTACTGAAAGAGAAGTTGGAGAAAATGATCTTGCCTGATCAGACATTTGAAGTCGAGCATCAATGGGCAGGTATTATGGCATTTGGACAAAGTAGACAACCGATTTGTCGAAGGGTTTCTCCAAAGGTTGTGGCTGGAGTTCGCCTTGGTGGAATGGGCGTGGCAATTGGCAGTAACCTTGGTGAGAGGTTAGCCCTGATGATGACAGAAGCTAATAGCTAACAAGTTTAGATTTTAAAGTATATCCCCAATTTTGTAAACAGCTGAACATCGTTTAAGCCTGTTACAAGGTTGGGGATTTACGTTTCTTAACAATGTCCCATTTTTCTTCACATTATTATAACCTTCCCGTTTCATCAATGTCTTTTCTGTTGTGCATTTTGCTCATACATCAATAACCTGATTATGAGAGTACTTTACGCAATACAAGGAACAGGAAACGGACATTTGAGCAGAGCGAGAGACATCGTACCTGCCTTGCAAAAATACTGCGAAGTAGATTTGCTTATAAGTGGCACTCAGGCAGAAGTACAGTTGCCTTTTGAAGTAAAATACCGATACAAGGGAATGAGCTTCGTCTTTGGTAAAGAAGGAGGTGTTGCGCTTTGGGAAACTGTCCGAATAACAAAACCCAAGCGGTTCCGCAATGAGATAGCCAGTTTGCCGATTCA is a window from the Limibacter armeniacum genome containing:
- a CDS encoding NAD(P)/FAD-dependent oxidoreductase — protein: MLSFWEQRHFVDYDYLIIGGGIVGLSTAASLAEKQPDKKIVLLERGIFPTGASTKNAGFACFGSLTELLSDLQSMERESVLGLVNDRWTGLRKLRDRLGEEAIGYHCHGGYELISDKQMPALQHIEAVNSMLLPIFGEPVFIQRNDLVKAFGFNREQTKALVYNQFEGQIDTGKMMRSLLGYVQSKSNVTLLTGCEVKDFEDDRNKVKVRVCNTVSGSEISFSADQVAVCTNAFTETLLPDLEIEPGRGQVLVTKPIDGLKFKGVFHMDEGYYYFRNYGNRVIFGGGRNQDFEGEATTEFKNTDHIINVLKEKLEKMILPDQTFEVEHQWAGIMAFGQSRQPICRRVSPKVVAGVRLGGMGVAIGSNLGERLALMMTEANS